Proteins found in one Paenibacillus sp. FSL R10-2782 genomic segment:
- a CDS encoding DUF1499 domain-containing protein, translating to MSLKRTLVGIVRSQESTSDRVKDPQMKTRYYNLSRDKAWEEVSSVLKKIPGYKVLHEVPSVGEITLEKRTAFGRTVDITVSILSVSPVRSAVDIYSASRGSLGDLGANYRIILQLFAMIDKKLSAHKVVQ from the coding sequence TTGTCGTTGAAGAGGACTCTGGTAGGGATTGTGCGCAGCCAAGAAAGTACAAGCGACCGGGTCAAAGACCCCCAAATGAAGACACGCTATTATAACTTATCGAGAGACAAGGCTTGGGAAGAGGTATCGTCCGTTTTAAAAAAAATTCCTGGTTACAAGGTGCTGCATGAGGTGCCATCCGTAGGTGAGATTACGCTTGAGAAGCGAACGGCATTCGGCAGAACTGTCGACATTACCGTTTCTATACTGTCCGTCTCGCCAGTTCGGAGTGCTGTGGATATTTATTCCGCATCACGTGGATCGCTGGGGGATCTGGGTGCAAATTATCGCATTATTTTGCAGTTGTTCGCTATGATTGACAAGAAACTGTCCGCTCATAAGGTTGTACAGTGA
- a CDS encoding DUF294 nucleotidyltransferase-like domain-containing protein, translating to MELQNTAPWVSSAEAIDHADTPESLRLARVDSQKWLLASQASAPLSDWLQTVNDMHDRIAASAVQMCEKGMVEDGFGPPPVPYAFIAFGSMARSESTLWSDQDNGMIISDAASAGKETYFMEFGRRVSAMLEYLGYPKCEGKVMCSEPLWRQTLSEWQEQLAKWSDDFAWEPIRYLIISSDMKHIAGDERLSVQWKRNFYALLRKHPDLPSAVLRNTVRHKATLNILGQIVTERFGEHAGDFDVKYGLYIPLVNAVRFWALQHGVEETSTLKRLRRLALLEAAPSPLLDACERAFRIALQLRMATPVQEKNGLLVSKGYLSVKPLKQGKGWHELREALSTVRRLHRALQRQLRFTEGRRS from the coding sequence ATGGAATTACAAAATACGGCACCTTGGGTGAGTTCAGCCGAAGCGATTGATCATGCAGATACGCCTGAATCGCTAAGGCTGGCCAGGGTCGATTCTCAGAAATGGCTGCTGGCTTCCCAAGCCTCCGCTCCGTTATCAGACTGGTTACAAACGGTGAATGATATGCATGACCGCATTGCGGCCAGTGCTGTGCAAATGTGCGAAAAAGGGATGGTTGAGGATGGCTTCGGCCCTCCTCCCGTCCCTTACGCATTTATTGCCTTCGGCAGCATGGCACGCTCGGAGTCGACGCTGTGGAGTGACCAGGATAACGGTATGATTATCAGTGATGCTGCATCTGCCGGGAAAGAAACATATTTTATGGAGTTCGGCCGGAGGGTGTCAGCAATGTTGGAATATTTGGGATATCCGAAATGTGAAGGGAAGGTGATGTGTTCAGAGCCGCTATGGCGACAAACATTATCTGAATGGCAGGAGCAGCTGGCAAAATGGTCGGATGATTTTGCCTGGGAGCCGATTCGGTATCTGATTATCTCGTCTGACATGAAGCATATCGCTGGAGATGAGCGATTGTCAGTACAATGGAAACGAAACTTTTATGCGTTGCTGCGCAAGCATCCCGATTTGCCGTCCGCGGTACTTAGGAACACCGTAAGGCATAAAGCGACACTTAATATTTTGGGTCAGATCGTTACCGAGCGCTTCGGGGAGCACGCGGGTGATTTTGATGTGAAATACGGTTTGTACATCCCGTTGGTAAATGCAGTACGGTTTTGGGCTTTGCAGCACGGGGTGGAGGAGACCTCTACGTTGAAAAGGCTCAGGCGGCTCGCGCTGCTGGAAGCAGCACCGTCTCCTTTGCTGGATGCTTGCGAGCGGGCCTTTCGGATCGCGCTTCAGCTTCGGATGGCTACTCCGGTTCAGGAGAAGAACGGACTCTTGGTTAGCAAGGGTTATCTTTCTGTCAAACCGTTGAAGCAAGGTAAGGGCTGGCATGAACTGCGCGAGGCGCTTTCAACGGTGCGACGGCTGCATCGTGCGCTGCAAAGACAGTTGCGGTTTACGGAAGGGAGAAGGTCATGA
- a CDS encoding LysR family transcriptional regulator, with product MELRQLQYFMKVAQKEHVTQAAEEMHVAQSAVSRQIHQLEEELGVNLFMQKGRNLQLTPVGQLFCKRVETIIKDLERAVLEVHEFLDPEGGEIRIGFPHSLGIHLIPTVVAEFRKRYPNVKFRFKQGMYPSLIRDVLAGEVDLAFVSPFPDRHDHVEGDVVLTEELFAVLPPNHPLASAGHITLDQLKGEKFILFRDGYSLRPIVWQACLEAGFTPDIAFEGEETDTIRGLVAAGMGVSLLPEMALFQTNPLQPARVSIVDPEVTRTIGLIHRRDDKLPLVAKSFRTFLLQYFGLQGSSTVMDGSVKAD from the coding sequence GTGGAACTACGACAGTTGCAATACTTCATGAAGGTAGCGCAAAAGGAACATGTCACTCAGGCAGCCGAGGAGATGCATGTGGCGCAATCTGCGGTCAGTCGGCAAATTCATCAGCTTGAAGAGGAGCTGGGGGTGAACCTTTTTATGCAGAAGGGTCGCAACTTGCAGCTTACACCGGTGGGGCAGTTATTTTGCAAGCGGGTTGAAACGATTATAAAGGATTTGGAGCGGGCTGTTCTGGAGGTCCATGAGTTTTTAGACCCCGAGGGTGGAGAAATTCGAATAGGCTTCCCGCATAGTTTAGGCATTCATCTTATTCCTACGGTTGTAGCTGAATTTCGCAAACGGTATCCGAATGTTAAATTCAGATTTAAACAGGGGATGTATCCGAGCCTGATCCGTGATGTGTTAGCGGGTGAGGTGGATTTGGCTTTTGTATCCCCTTTTCCAGATCGTCATGATCATGTCGAGGGAGATGTGGTGCTGACTGAGGAACTGTTTGCGGTACTACCTCCTAATCATCCCTTGGCTTCAGCCGGGCATATCACGCTGGATCAGCTTAAAGGAGAAAAGTTCATTCTGTTCAGAGATGGTTACTCCCTGCGCCCGATTGTCTGGCAGGCTTGTCTTGAGGCTGGATTTACGCCGGACATCGCTTTTGAAGGTGAGGAGACGGATACGATCCGCGGATTAGTTGCCGCAGGTATGGGGGTCAGCCTTTTACCGGAGATGGCGCTGTTCCAAACCAATCCGCTCCAACCTGCGAGAGTGTCGATTGTTGATCCCGAAGTGACGCGAACCATTGGCTTAATTCACCGTAGAGATGACAAGCTTCCATTAGTTGCCAAATCGTTCCGTACTTTTTTGTTGCAATATTTCGGCCTTCAAGGTAGCAGTACTGTGATGGATGGAAGTGTTAAAGCGGACTGA
- a CDS encoding ammonium transporter, with amino-acid sequence MRKKWFVALLAMLTVLAFPVGAFAADGPTNIQLQAGLNTVFTFLAFILVFFMQAGFALLEAGSTRMKNAGHVAGKTILTTGVAALSFWALGFGLGFGNDGGNGFMGLTGFFMSGTDAAVSFDSLSSLDVPITIMFLFHFAFAAVSLSIACGGMAERAKLSVYIIFGILFSIVIYPVVAHWVWGGGWLSKLGMQDYAGSTVVHLTGATAALVATLLLKPRLGKFNKDGKPNSIPGHNQVYSILGVIILWFGWFGFNPGSAVSAMNDGFFGYVALTTNIAAAAGGVFALLVSWMVYGKADIPAMLNGVLAALVAITGSCAFVAPWAALVIGAVAGIVTFFTAQWFERARVDDPVYAFSVHGVAGMWGAVSTGLFATPELVKITGVGQAGLFYGGGFTQLGVQLLGLIGTLAFVFVISFIILGSMKAIMGIRVTEEEETMGLDISEHGTYGYPEQMKLVAEAEKRSGTVS; translated from the coding sequence ATGAGAAAAAAGTGGTTTGTTGCATTACTGGCCATGCTGACGGTACTGGCTTTTCCGGTAGGGGCGTTCGCTGCTGATGGTCCGACAAATATTCAGCTTCAAGCAGGATTAAACACGGTATTTACCTTCTTGGCATTTATTCTTGTGTTTTTCATGCAGGCGGGATTTGCGTTGCTGGAGGCTGGCTCCACACGAATGAAGAATGCAGGGCATGTCGCTGGTAAAACGATACTCACCACGGGCGTTGCTGCATTGTCTTTCTGGGCTCTCGGGTTCGGGCTAGGCTTTGGTAACGATGGCGGCAACGGATTTATGGGGCTAACGGGTTTCTTTATGAGCGGCACGGATGCTGCTGTATCTTTTGACTCCCTTTCAAGTCTGGATGTTCCGATTACAATCATGTTTTTGTTCCACTTTGCTTTTGCGGCGGTATCTCTTTCTATCGCATGCGGGGGAATGGCAGAGCGTGCAAAATTAAGTGTATACATCATTTTCGGTATTTTGTTCTCCATCGTAATCTATCCGGTTGTAGCTCACTGGGTATGGGGCGGCGGCTGGCTTAGCAAGCTGGGCATGCAGGATTATGCCGGCTCGACGGTAGTCCACCTGACAGGAGCTACGGCGGCACTTGTCGCTACATTGCTGCTGAAACCGAGACTGGGCAAGTTCAACAAGGACGGCAAGCCGAACAGTATACCTGGACATAATCAGGTATACTCCATTCTGGGGGTTATTATTCTCTGGTTTGGTTGGTTTGGATTTAACCCGGGTAGTGCTGTATCGGCTATGAATGACGGATTTTTCGGATATGTGGCATTGACTACGAATATTGCGGCTGCAGCAGGCGGAGTTTTCGCTCTACTCGTATCCTGGATGGTATATGGAAAAGCAGATATTCCGGCTATGCTGAATGGTGTGCTGGCGGCTTTGGTTGCCATTACTGGCTCTTGTGCTTTTGTAGCTCCTTGGGCTGCTCTGGTCATCGGTGCGGTAGCAGGGATTGTCACCTTCTTCACAGCACAATGGTTTGAGCGTGCAAGAGTAGATGATCCTGTATATGCATTCTCCGTGCATGGTGTTGCGGGGATGTGGGGTGCAGTATCCACGGGATTGTTCGCTACTCCTGAGCTGGTGAAAATAACAGGTGTCGGTCAAGCGGGGCTGTTCTATGGTGGTGGATTTACGCAATTGGGAGTGCAGCTGCTAGGCCTGATAGGCACTTTGGCTTTCGTGTTCGTCATTTCCTTCATTATTCTGGGTTCGATGAAAGCCATTATGGGTATTCGTGTTACAGAAGAGGAAGAAACGATGGGACTGGATATCAGCGAGCATGGTACGTACGGCTACCCTGAGCAAATGAAGTTGGTTGCCGAGGCTGAGAAGCGTTCTGGGACTGTAAGCTAA
- a CDS encoding TlpA disulfide reductase family protein: MKKLVFIKFLMVMLGVGVASWGVETNMTYTYATSVPAKNVQTQEENEDGERLEAGKGGDTELDTIEVMQKIQPGQPLPSMILKGLDGKSYNMGVKRNKALIISFWASWCDPCRLEAPVLNELYSKYKHDVDVYGINVTRYDRLEDVKKFSRSLNLQFPVLLDEQGALFERFGSAAFPTNVMVDRDGQVREIIIGMISERELERKIELLQKKTVSLGAE; this comes from the coding sequence GTGAAAAAACTTGTTTTTATTAAATTCCTAATGGTTATGCTGGGTGTAGGAGTAGCTTCATGGGGAGTAGAAACAAACATGACTTATACTTATGCGACAAGCGTACCAGCTAAAAATGTGCAAACTCAGGAGGAAAATGAGGACGGAGAAAGACTTGAAGCTGGCAAAGGGGGAGATACAGAGTTAGATACTATAGAAGTGATGCAAAAGATACAGCCTGGTCAACCGCTTCCTTCCATGATTTTAAAAGGTTTGGACGGCAAATCCTACAATATGGGAGTCAAGCGCAACAAAGCGCTGATAATAAGCTTCTGGGCCTCATGGTGCGATCCGTGCCGTTTGGAGGCACCTGTACTGAATGAGCTATATAGCAAATACAAGCACGATGTGGACGTATATGGTATTAATGTAACACGCTATGATCGGTTGGAGGATGTGAAAAAGTTTTCCCGCTCGCTAAACCTTCAATTTCCGGTTTTGCTGGATGAGCAAGGGGCGCTGTTTGAACGGTTTGGGAGTGCTGCATTTCCGACGAATGTTATGGTTGACCGTGATGGTCAGGTGCGTGAAATCATAATCGGGATGATTAGCGAACGGGAACTGGAACGAAAAATCGAGTTACTGCAAAAAAAGACGGTGTCTTTAGGGGCCGAATAG
- the tpx gene encoding thiol peroxidase — protein sequence MAQERKEVATFKGNPLTLVGPELKVGDQAPDFKLQKNLLEATTLQDFAGKVKLISVVPSLDTGVCDAQTRRFNQEADSLGDQVVILTVSVDLPFAQARWCGAAGIDRVLTLSDYKDHSFGESYGVFIKEFHLDHRAIFVIDQNDKIAYVEYLSEMSEHPDYDQAIAAVKKLV from the coding sequence ATGGCACAAGAACGTAAAGAAGTTGCTACTTTTAAAGGCAATCCTTTGACTCTCGTGGGTCCTGAACTGAAAGTTGGTGATCAGGCACCTGATTTTAAATTGCAAAAAAATCTACTGGAAGCTACTACGCTTCAAGACTTTGCAGGTAAAGTCAAGCTAATCAGCGTTGTTCCTTCTCTCGATACAGGCGTATGTGACGCACAAACCCGTCGTTTTAATCAAGAAGCGGATTCTCTTGGGGATCAAGTCGTGATACTGACTGTCAGCGTCGATCTGCCGTTCGCCCAAGCTCGTTGGTGCGGCGCTGCGGGCATTGACCGTGTATTGACACTATCCGATTACAAGGACCATTCCTTTGGTGAGTCCTACGGCGTGTTCATTAAGGAATTCCATCTGGATCATCGCGCTATTTTCGTTATTGATCAAAACGATAAAATCGCTTACGTAGAATACTTGAGTGAAATGTCCGAGCATCCTGACTATGACCAAGCGATTGCAGCAGTGAAGAAGCTCGTCTAA
- a CDS encoding DUF624 domain-containing protein, whose protein sequence is MEFKGAMGGIYRLTEWITRLAATNLLWVLCSSPFMFCLILKLLVMNQNLVNESLQMNWAMAFLAPLTLFPATSAMFSVVRKWVMGDTDLGVFRTFFKGYKENYKQSLIGGIFYTLLFVIMYVDYTVYMTQLSNLQIVGIIMLILIIILLVSMFNFFSMVAHYHMSIGQLIKNAVLLTLIRPFRVFSTMLGSAVVIFIGAKYPVLFLFFIGSVVAWFAFFNFYGTFLKMQDQMEKMKQKDEEEASTKDKKSDNLQK, encoded by the coding sequence TTGGAGTTTAAAGGAGCTATGGGTGGTATTTATCGCCTGACTGAATGGATTACCCGACTGGCGGCTACCAATTTGTTATGGGTGTTATGCTCGTCGCCTTTTATGTTCTGCCTCATACTCAAACTACTTGTGATGAATCAGAACTTGGTTAATGAATCTTTACAAATGAATTGGGCGATGGCTTTTTTGGCACCGCTTACTTTATTCCCGGCTACATCGGCCATGTTTAGCGTCGTTCGCAAATGGGTAATGGGCGATACGGATTTAGGTGTGTTTCGTACTTTTTTTAAAGGATACAAGGAAAACTACAAGCAGAGCCTGATTGGAGGCATCTTTTACACGCTGCTGTTTGTCATTATGTATGTGGATTATACCGTGTATATGACGCAGCTCAGCAATTTGCAAATTGTAGGCATTATCATGCTTATTCTCATCATTATTTTGCTCGTATCCATGTTTAACTTTTTCTCGATGGTTGCTCATTATCATATGTCCATCGGACAACTGATCAAAAATGCGGTCTTGCTGACGCTCATTCGACCGTTCCGCGTATTTTCTACTATGCTCGGTAGCGCGGTTGTTATCTTTATTGGGGCCAAATACCCTGTGCTGTTTTTGTTCTTCATTGGTAGTGTGGTGGCCTGGTTCGCATTCTTTAATTTTTATGGAACGTTCCTCAAAATGCAGGATCAGATGGAAAAGATGAAACAGAAAGACGAAGAGGAAGCAAGCACGAAAGACAAGAAAAGTGATAACCTCCAAAAATAA
- a CDS encoding exonuclease domain-containing protein, with translation MKEPAQGGGFWNALRRGGVPSAIASVMGAPTAQQMAFIRSLTREQRRSEVLRTPLERLETVVFDLETTGFSAQHGDEILSFGAIRVVGDTIMEKEQFYTLVNPRTAIPEHITELTGITREMTDEALPLMDGLHDFMSFVGGRVLVAHASAHDKAFLNAALWKTSKVQLTHRILDTMMLAKWLEPQQHQTYSLDELLTYQGIQIQGRHHALEDAKMTAKLWVAYVQEMLKRNVTNLADVYAHLSHA, from the coding sequence ATGAAGGAACCAGCGCAGGGAGGCGGCTTTTGGAACGCTCTTCGCAGAGGAGGGGTGCCGTCTGCCATCGCCTCTGTGATGGGAGCTCCTACGGCTCAGCAGATGGCCTTTATACGTTCCTTGACCCGGGAGCAACGGCGCTCTGAAGTATTACGGACCCCATTGGAGCGTTTGGAGACGGTTGTTTTTGATTTGGAAACCACGGGATTTTCAGCGCAGCACGGAGATGAGATTTTATCGTTCGGTGCGATTCGGGTTGTCGGGGATACGATTATGGAAAAAGAGCAATTTTACACGCTTGTCAATCCACGTACGGCAATTCCTGAACACATTACGGAGCTTACCGGAATTACCCGGGAAATGACAGATGAGGCTTTGCCGCTTATGGATGGGCTGCATGACTTTATGTCCTTTGTAGGAGGACGGGTGCTTGTAGCGCATGCCAGCGCTCATGACAAGGCTTTTTTGAATGCTGCGTTATGGAAAACATCTAAAGTGCAACTGACCCATCGTATTCTGGATACGATGATGCTCGCCAAATGGCTGGAGCCGCAGCAGCACCAAACGTATAGTTTGGATGAGTTGCTGACCTATCAGGGCATACAGATTCAGGGACGGCATCATGCGTTAGAGGACGCGAAAATGACGGCAAAGCTGTGGGTGGCGTACGTTCAGGAAATGCTGAAGCGTAATGTGACCAATTTGGCAGATGTGTATGCTCATTTAAGCCATGCCTGA
- the cimA gene encoding citramalate synthase, with translation MSTAISIFDTTLRDGTQGEGISLSADDKLKIAKKLDDLGVHYIEGGIPGSNSKDIEFFKRVQELGLKAKIVAFGSTRRKDSIAAQDANLQRILESGAQAATLVGKSWDFHVHTALQTTLEENLSMIYDSIAFLKQGGMEVIFDAEHFFDGYKNNPEYALAVMKKAEEAGADWLVMCDTNGGTMPHEIQEIVTTLHSQLTRSKLGIHTHNDCELAVANTLSAVQAGARQIQGTINGYGERCGNANLCSVIPNLQLKLGYGCLDSDKLKQLHNTARFVSEVANVNLPVNQPYVGNAAFAHKGGIHVSAILRDSRTYEHIAPELVGNKQRVLVSELAGQSNVVSKAQELGITFDPSSNEARGVISRIKELEHQGYQFEGADASLELLIREAGGEVKEMFTFESFKVLVEKTAGRPVVSEAFLKLNVAGTSVYTAAEGNGPVNALDNALRKALSQYFPALRDMHLADYKVRVLDEKDATAAKVRVLIESKNYEDVWSNVGVSENVIEASWEALVDSFRYALLEAPSPKNQQNELSPQGLVNH, from the coding sequence ATGTCCACCGCTATCTCTATCTTCGATACAACACTGCGCGACGGAACTCAAGGAGAAGGAATTAGCTTGTCTGCTGACGACAAATTGAAAATCGCCAAAAAACTCGATGATCTCGGTGTCCATTATATTGAAGGCGGGATTCCCGGGAGCAACAGCAAGGATATCGAATTTTTTAAACGGGTGCAAGAACTGGGACTCAAGGCCAAGATTGTTGCCTTTGGCAGCACACGCCGTAAAGATAGCATAGCGGCACAGGATGCCAACCTACAACGGATTCTGGAATCCGGCGCCCAAGCGGCTACTCTCGTCGGCAAATCATGGGATTTTCATGTACACACAGCCTTACAGACGACACTCGAAGAAAATCTGTCCATGATTTACGACTCTATCGCCTTTTTAAAGCAAGGGGGTATGGAGGTTATTTTTGATGCCGAGCATTTTTTTGACGGATATAAAAACAATCCCGAATATGCCCTCGCCGTCATGAAAAAAGCGGAAGAAGCAGGCGCAGACTGGCTTGTCATGTGCGATACCAATGGCGGCACCATGCCGCATGAGATACAGGAAATTGTCACCACACTGCATAGCCAGCTCACAAGGTCAAAGCTGGGCATTCACACACACAATGACTGTGAATTGGCTGTAGCCAATACACTGAGTGCAGTGCAAGCAGGCGCGAGACAAATCCAAGGTACGATTAACGGATACGGCGAACGTTGTGGTAATGCTAATTTATGCTCCGTCATTCCAAATTTGCAGCTCAAGCTCGGCTACGGGTGTTTGGACTCCGACAAGTTAAAGCAGCTTCACAACACGGCCCGCTTTGTCAGCGAAGTTGCCAACGTGAATTTGCCAGTGAACCAGCCTTATGTCGGCAATGCTGCCTTTGCCCACAAAGGTGGTATCCACGTGTCAGCTATTCTGCGCGACTCGCGAACCTATGAGCACATCGCTCCCGAACTGGTAGGCAACAAGCAACGGGTACTTGTCTCTGAACTTGCCGGGCAAAGCAATGTTGTGTCCAAGGCGCAGGAGCTGGGCATAACCTTTGATCCGTCCAGCAATGAGGCACGTGGGGTCATTAGCCGCATCAAGGAGCTGGAGCATCAGGGCTACCAGTTTGAAGGGGCCGATGCTTCGCTGGAGTTGCTCATTCGTGAAGCAGGCGGCGAAGTGAAGGAAATGTTCACATTTGAGTCCTTCAAGGTGCTGGTGGAGAAAACAGCGGGGCGTCCGGTTGTATCCGAAGCGTTCTTGAAGCTGAATGTTGCAGGCACAAGCGTTTATACTGCCGCTGAAGGCAACGGTCCGGTCAACGCGCTAGATAACGCACTGCGTAAAGCTCTTTCTCAATATTTTCCGGCACTGCGCGACATGCATCTGGCCGACTATAAAGTACGTGTACTTGACGAAAAGGATGCCACCGCCGCCAAGGTACGCGTGCTCATTGAATCCAAAAATTACGAGGACGTCTGGAGTAACGTGGGCGTATCCGAAAATGTAATTGAAGCCAGTTGGGAAGCACTGGTGGACAGCTTCCGCTATGCGTTGCTGGAAGCTCCGTCTCCGAAAAATCAGCAGAACGAACTATCGCCCCAAGGACTGGTAAATCACTGA
- a CDS encoding MerR family transcriptional regulator, with amino-acid sequence MKLYRIGELAKTAGVSERTIDYYTKLGLITPEERSLKNYRLYNDETLKRLERINQMKQEKYSLEEIKQTLMKWNSVSGEEHVTDKLTSLEMHMQRLEREVNELQPLLGQLKPVQARKLLTGLLPQSAACIEALKYLLEHSSMM; translated from the coding sequence ATGAAGCTATACCGAATTGGCGAGCTAGCCAAGACGGCTGGTGTCAGCGAACGGACCATTGATTATTATACGAAGCTTGGTTTGATCACACCTGAAGAACGGTCTTTGAAAAATTATCGGCTATACAATGATGAAACTTTAAAAAGGCTTGAACGTATTAACCAAATGAAACAGGAGAAGTATAGCCTTGAGGAAATCAAACAGACCTTAATGAAGTGGAATTCGGTTTCTGGTGAAGAGCACGTCACCGACAAGCTGACAAGTCTGGAGATGCACATGCAGCGCCTGGAGCGGGAAGTCAATGAGCTACAACCTCTTTTGGGGCAGCTCAAGCCCGTTCAAGCGCGTAAGCTGCTTACGGGTCTACTACCACAAAGCGCCGCTTGTATCGAAGCTCTGAAGTATTTGCTTGAGCATAGCTCCATGATGTAG
- a CDS encoding rhomboid family intramembrane serine protease gives MIFLRYENWKSYLRFYPVTCLILFINIVMFIVLTVHGGSENSLTLIRYGALINEEPFTDQLWRYVSAMFLHAGFDHLFFNSFAILVFAPPLERLLGSLRYVLLYLATGIVGNLLSIAHYNMVAETTVSVGASGAIYGIYGAFLYVALFQRTLMDEASRKTLYTLLGFGILFSFAVANINWTAHFGGLLSGFFLYGLMIRLTGQRKRH, from the coding sequence TTGATTTTTTTACGTTATGAGAACTGGAAAAGTTATTTGCGTTTTTACCCGGTAACCTGTTTGATTTTATTTATCAATATCGTGATGTTTATTGTGCTGACTGTACATGGTGGATCGGAAAATAGTTTGACACTGATCCGGTATGGAGCCCTGATCAATGAGGAGCCCTTTACCGACCAGTTATGGCGGTATGTGTCAGCTATGTTTTTACACGCGGGGTTTGATCATCTTTTCTTTAATTCCTTTGCGATTCTCGTATTTGCTCCGCCGCTGGAACGTCTGCTCGGGTCCCTTCGCTACGTACTGTTGTACCTCGCTACAGGCATTGTAGGAAACTTACTATCCATTGCGCATTACAACATGGTGGCGGAAACCACAGTCTCTGTAGGGGCCTCAGGAGCGATATATGGCATCTACGGTGCATTTTTGTACGTTGCCCTGTTCCAGCGGACGCTTATGGATGAGGCCTCGCGCAAAACGTTGTACACGCTGCTCGGCTTTGGTATCCTGTTTTCGTTTGCTGTGGCGAACATTAACTGGACCGCCCATTTTGGAGGACTGCTCAGCGGGTTTTTCCTGTATGGATTAATGATCAGATTGACTGGCCAACGTAAACGTCACTAA
- a CDS encoding zinc metallopeptidase: MMGMYILIILAFGLSLWAQFRVKGTFNKWSDVPNENGMTGYDAARHMLDRNGLHDVPIEPVPGALSDHYDPMQRVVRLSEPVYYEKSISAVAVACHEVGHAIQHKEHYPMLALRHRIFPIVNFASGIAPFLLIAGFLFSYTNLIGLGIIFFSATVAFQLITLPVEFNASNRAREIMVSEGFIRSDEERGVAKVLNAAALTYVAAALVSLLELIRLIGIFNSRD; this comes from the coding sequence ATGATGGGAATGTATATATTGATTATTCTTGCGTTCGGCTTATCCCTATGGGCGCAATTTCGCGTTAAAGGTACCTTTAACAAATGGTCTGATGTGCCCAATGAAAACGGCATGACAGGCTACGATGCCGCCCGGCACATGCTGGATCGCAACGGTTTGCATGATGTGCCCATTGAACCCGTACCCGGTGCGTTATCTGACCACTATGATCCGATGCAACGCGTAGTACGCTTGTCCGAACCTGTATATTATGAAAAATCTATTTCCGCAGTTGCTGTGGCTTGTCACGAGGTTGGTCATGCGATTCAGCATAAAGAGCATTATCCTATGCTCGCCCTACGTCACCGGATTTTCCCGATTGTCAACTTCGCATCCGGTATTGCACCGTTTCTGCTGATTGCCGGGTTCCTGTTCAGCTACACTAACCTGATCGGCTTGGGCATTATCTTTTTCTCGGCTACTGTCGCTTTTCAATTAATTACATTGCCAGTCGAATTTAATGCTTCCAACCGCGCCCGTGAAATTATGGTGTCTGAAGGATTTATCCGCAGTGATGAAGAACGAGGTGTAGCTAAAGTATTGAATGCCGCTGCATTAACATACGTGGCCGCCGCTCTCGTTTCCTTGCTGGAGCTGATTCGCCTGATCGGTATCTTCAACAGCCGTGACTAA